The Methanobacterium petrolearium genome contains the following window.
CGTGCAGAGAACCTACACCCAAACCGTACTAAACATAGTAAAAGAAGACCTCAGTTCAAGTAGAATGCTCTAGTAAAGATAATATCCCCATAACCCATTCACCAACCCCATATATTAAAATCCGTGGATTAAATCAGGTAAAATTTCATAAAATCAATACCACCGCCATAATAAGAGATTATTAAAAATATAAGACAATATTTCCCAATTTAAAAATATATCAATCTAAAATTGATTTCTATTGTCTTAATTTTGTATTAGAAAAAGTATATTAAATCATAAAAAGAAGGATAAAACATGGATAAATATATCATAGGAATATCTGCCATTTTAGTGGCATTGGTAGTTGTGGCATTAACTTTTCCTGGTTTAACAGACAATGAAACGGAAACAAACACAACATCATCCCTTAAATGGGGTACAGATCTAAATCAGGCCATGCAAGAAGCAAAAAACACAGATAAAAACATATTTGTGGATTTTCATGCAGACTGGTGTTCCTATTGTAAACAAATGGATGAAGAAACCTACACTGATCCGCAAGTTGAGGAAAAATTAACGCAAAATTATGTGTTAGTTAAGGTTAATGTAGATGATAATCCCGATCTAAGTTCACAGTACCAAGCCTACAGTCTCCCTACCATGGTGATACTGGATTCTGATGGTAATGAAATAAACAGGATCATTGGTTATCAAACTCCAGAACAACTTTTAGATCAGATTTAACAGATTAATTACCTTAAAAATTTACCAGATGTACCAGATGTGAATATTAATTGGATTTAATGGAATTTAATCAGAATCTCATCAAAATTTCATCAATTCATTAGAAATCATATAGTTTAGGTACTTCGCTAGTTAGGGATGGTTCAGGAGATAAAATGGAAACTGGTTATTTACTATCTTTTTTAGCAGGAATAGCATCAATTATATCACCCTGCGTTCTACCACTCATACCAGTTGTTGTAGGATTTTCCATCCTCAAAAGAACGAATATGGAGATAGTTGCATTTAGTCTGGGATTTTTCTTACTGTTTGCTGTTATAACCACCCTTACTGCAATTTTCACCGTTGCCATAAATCATTATCTGTTGTATTTTAGAATCGCAGCAGCACTGATCCTGG
Protein-coding sequences here:
- a CDS encoding thioredoxin family protein; translated protein: MDKYIIGISAILVALVVVALTFPGLTDNETETNTTSSLKWGTDLNQAMQEAKNTDKNIFVDFHADWCSYCKQMDEETYTDPQVEEKLTQNYVLVKVNVDDNPDLSSQYQAYSLPTMVILDSDGNEINRIIGYQTPEQLLDQI